A single region of the bacterium genome encodes:
- a CDS encoding DUF3105 domain-containing protein, whose product MTKLSQSPTHLSRVQRRAAIAGASRAGRGSPGAQNPARPRRSSSWWIAGAAVVIFGAAGVWWTAARHVQSQTPAGPMLGQQLPDEGYDHVAVGSQIHYKANPPASGPHYPFPAPAGVYPNGLQTGFWVHSLEHGYIVLLYKPPVPAERLAEFDRMVKEFPKSKYGNVKLLIVSYPDMPHPYAVLSWDWRLQMDSYDRATALRFYKEHVDHGREDIP is encoded by the coding sequence GTGACGAAACTGTCGCAGAGTCCGACGCACCTCTCCCGCGTCCAGCGCCGCGCGGCGATCGCCGGAGCGTCCCGCGCCGGCCGGGGATCCCCGGGCGCCCAGAATCCCGCGCGGCCGCGGCGGTCGTCCAGCTGGTGGATCGCCGGCGCGGCGGTCGTGATCTTCGGCGCCGCCGGCGTGTGGTGGACGGCGGCCAGGCACGTGCAGTCGCAGACGCCGGCCGGCCCGATGCTCGGCCAGCAGCTTCCCGACGAGGGATACGATCACGTCGCCGTGGGGTCGCAAATTCACTACAAGGCGAACCCGCCGGCATCCGGTCCACACTACCCGTTTCCCGCGCCGGCCGGCGTCTACCCGAACGGCCTGCAGACCGGTTTTTGGGTGCACAGCCTCGAGCACGGCTACATCGTCTTGCTGTACAAGCCGCCGGTCCCGGCCGAGCGACTCGCGGAGTTCGACCGGATGGTGAAGGAATTCCCGAAGAGCAAGTACGGCAACGTCAAGCTCTTGATTGTGTCCTATCCGGACATGCCCCACCCCTATGCCGTCCTGTCATGGGACTGGCGGCTGCAGATGGATTCGTACGACCGCGCGACCGCGCTCCGGTTCTACAAGGAACACGTGGATCACGGCCGGGAAGACATCCCGTAA
- a CDS encoding mandelate racemase/muconate lactonizing enzyme family protein produces MKVTGGEAACYRIRLREPWQSSSHTISVFELITARLRTDTGQEGVGWAFTVGAGGTAIAAFLTDDLLPVVAGLDPALVERTWHTLHGTVRDAAPGGLALLGLSAVDIALWDLKAQAAGEPLYRLLGGSRDRAEAYGSGINLNLPIPDLLAQFRRWRARGFRAFKMKVGSDDPRADVERVRAVREEIGPDPILMLDANQKWTAGEAVRRIRGFEPYDPYWIEEPLPAEDVAGHAWLRAQVRCPIALGENLFSPAAFNEFLRHGAVDVVQPDVVRVGGITPFLKIAHLAEGYGIPTAPHLVLELSGQLCCAIRLASMIEDLDGGNLTELEALDEPICTADGYFTPPARPGHGVRFNWDALARWRAGGASLARAAGSDAAGGRRG; encoded by the coding sequence ATGAAAGTCACCGGCGGCGAGGCGGCGTGCTATCGGATCCGGCTGCGGGAACCCTGGCAGAGCTCCAGCCACACGATCAGCGTCTTCGAGTTGATCACGGCCCGCCTGCGCACGGACACCGGGCAGGAGGGCGTGGGGTGGGCTTTTACCGTCGGCGCGGGCGGGACGGCGATCGCCGCGTTCCTGACCGACGATCTCCTCCCGGTCGTCGCGGGGCTCGACCCGGCGCTGGTCGAGCGCACGTGGCACACCCTCCACGGCACGGTGCGCGACGCCGCGCCCGGCGGGCTCGCGCTGCTCGGTTTGTCCGCGGTCGACATCGCGCTGTGGGACCTCAAGGCTCAGGCGGCCGGCGAGCCGCTCTACCGCCTGCTCGGCGGGAGCCGGGACCGCGCAGAGGCGTACGGCAGCGGCATCAACCTGAACCTCCCGATCCCCGATCTGCTCGCGCAGTTTCGCCGGTGGCGGGCGCGCGGGTTCCGGGCCTTCAAGATGAAGGTGGGGTCCGACGATCCGCGCGCCGACGTCGAACGCGTGCGGGCGGTGCGGGAGGAGATCGGCCCGGACCCGATCCTGATGCTCGACGCCAACCAGAAGTGGACCGCGGGCGAGGCCGTCCGGCGGATCCGCGGGTTCGAGCCGTACGATCCGTATTGGATCGAGGAGCCGCTCCCCGCGGAGGACGTCGCCGGGCACGCCTGGCTGCGGGCGCAGGTCCGGTGCCCGATCGCGCTCGGCGAGAACCTGTTCTCCCCCGCGGCGTTCAACGAGTTTCTCCGCCACGGCGCCGTCGATGTCGTGCAGCCGGACGTCGTGCGCGTCGGCGGGATCACGCCGTTCCTCAAGATCGCGCACCTCGCGGAGGGGTACGGCATCCCGACGGCGCCGCATCTCGTGCTCGAGCTGTCGGGGCAGCTCTGCTGCGCGATCCGGCTCGCCTCGATGATCGAGGACCTGGACGGCGGCAACCTGACCGAGCTCGAGGCGCTCGACGAGCCGATTTGCACCGCGGACGGGTACTTCACGCCGCCCGCCCGGCCCGGACACGGCGTCCGGTTCAACTGGGACGCGCTTGCACGGTGGCGCGCAGGAGGGGCATCTTTGGCCCGCGCCGCAGGCTCAGACGCGGCCGGAGGGCGCCGTGGCTGA
- a CDS encoding SDR family oxidoreductase encodes MADLSGKTVLVTGAGRGIGRAVAVRCAAEGAAVVAADLAPPEETAAAVRAAGGRALAVAADVADREAVRAMAEAAAREFEAVDVLVSNAGIGFPDPVLEITEERWDRVLNVNLRGALFCAQALLPAMLARRDGTLVFVSSIAGRRLSLVNGAQYTCSKYGLIGLTRHLASELAGTGVRVNCVCPGPTETDLLDRYTNEAERRAIVERTPLRRLARPDDIADVIVFAASPRARHVHGAILDANGGLY; translated from the coding sequence GTGGCTGACCTGTCCGGGAAAACGGTGCTGGTGACCGGCGCGGGGCGCGGCATCGGCCGCGCCGTGGCGGTGCGGTGCGCGGCCGAAGGCGCCGCCGTCGTCGCCGCCGACCTCGCGCCGCCGGAGGAGACCGCCGCGGCGGTGCGGGCCGCGGGCGGGCGCGCGCTCGCGGTCGCGGCCGACGTCGCGGATCGGGAGGCCGTGCGGGCGATGGCGGAGGCGGCCGCGCGCGAATTCGAAGCCGTCGACGTCCTCGTCTCGAACGCCGGCATCGGCTTTCCGGATCCGGTGCTGGAGATCACGGAAGAGCGCTGGGACCGCGTGCTCAACGTGAACCTCCGGGGCGCGCTCTTCTGCGCGCAGGCCCTGCTGCCGGCGATGCTGGCGCGGCGCGACGGCACGCTCGTCTTCGTGTCGTCGATCGCCGGGCGGCGCCTCAGCCTCGTCAACGGCGCGCAGTACACGTGCTCGAAGTACGGGCTCATCGGACTGACGCGCCACCTGGCCTCGGAGCTGGCCGGCACGGGCGTGCGGGTCAACTGCGTCTGCCCGGGACCCACCGAAACGGATCTGCTCGACCGGTACACGAACGAGGCGGAGCGCCGCGCCATCGTGGAGCGCACGCCGCTTCGCCGGCTGGCGCGGCCCGACGACATCGCGGACGTGATTGTCTTTGCCGCCTCGCCGCGCGCCCGGCACGTGCACGGCGCGATTCTGGACGCGAACGGCGGGCTGTACTGA
- a CDS encoding polysaccharide deacetylase, with product MARHLVCLTFDFDAISIWIRRGQTTPTALSRGEFGVVGAERILDLLRDRRITATWFIPGHTLDTYPETCRRVHAEGHEIAHHGYLHEPPATLSRDDEERVLVRGLEAIARVTGGAPRGYRSPAWDLSPHTIPLLLSHGFVYDSSMMAHDHLPYRARQGDEVGSDGAVRWGDPTPLIEMPVSWSLDDYPHFERASGPNGLQPGLMHAAGVLDNWVDDFRYMARAADWGVLTYTFHPQVTGRGHRMLTFERLIDATRDLGAAFLRMDEAADEFASRDRGAAPSGDSGSRRGPGAGAAGVPGTAR from the coding sequence ATGGCGCGGCACCTGGTCTGCCTGACGTTCGACTTCGACGCGATCTCGATCTGGATCCGGCGCGGTCAGACGACGCCGACCGCGCTCTCGCGCGGCGAGTTCGGGGTCGTCGGCGCCGAGCGCATCCTCGATCTGCTGCGCGACCGCCGCATCACCGCGACCTGGTTCATCCCGGGCCACACGCTCGATACCTATCCAGAGACGTGCCGGCGCGTTCACGCGGAGGGCCACGAGATCGCGCATCACGGGTACCTGCACGAGCCGCCGGCCACGCTGTCTCGCGACGACGAGGAGCGCGTGCTGGTCCGCGGCCTGGAGGCGATCGCCCGGGTCACGGGCGGCGCCCCGCGCGGCTACCGGTCGCCGGCGTGGGATCTGAGTCCGCACACGATTCCCCTGCTGCTCTCGCACGGCTTCGTCTACGACTCCAGCATGATGGCGCACGATCATCTGCCGTATCGCGCCCGGCAGGGCGACGAGGTCGGTTCCGACGGCGCGGTGCGCTGGGGGGATCCGACGCCGCTGATCGAGATGCCGGTGTCGTGGTCGCTTGACGACTATCCGCACTTCGAGCGGGCGTCCGGTCCGAACGGTCTGCAGCCGGGGCTCATGCACGCCGCCGGGGTGCTCGACAATTGGGTCGACGACTTCCGGTATATGGCGCGCGCCGCCGACTGGGGTGTGTTGACCTACACCTTCCACCCTCAGGTCACCGGCCGGGGCCACCGTATGCTGACGTTCGAGCGCCTCATCGACGCCACGCGCGACCTCGGCGCGGCCTTTCTGCGGATGGACGAGGCCGCCGACGAATTCGCCTCGCGCGACCGCGGCGCCGCCCCGTCTGGCGACTCCGGCTCACGCCGTGGGCCCGGGGCCGGGGCGGCCGGCGTCCCGGGGACGGCGCGATGA